Part of the Lolium rigidum isolate FL_2022 chromosome 6, APGP_CSIRO_Lrig_0.1, whole genome shotgun sequence genome, ttgaagtgctattcatgaaaagtctttgctttatgattcacttgtttactcatgtcatacacattgttttgatcgctgcattcactacatatgctttacaaatagtatgatcaagattatgatggcatgtcactccagaaattatctttgttatcgttttacctgctcgggacgagcggaactaagcttggggatgccgatacgtctccaacgtatcgataatttcttgtgttccatgccacattattgatgttatctacatgttttatgcacactttatgtcatattcgtgcattttccggaactaacctattaacaagatgccgaagtgccggttctcgttttctgctgtttttggtttcgaaatcctagtaacgaaatattctcggaatcggacgaaatcaacgcccaggttcctattttacccggaagcatccagaacacacgagaaccgccagagaagggaggcagggccaccaaaccataccccggcgcggccaagggggggcgcgcccccctagggtgtgggccccccttcgaccttcctgcgccgcctcttcgcctataagaagcccctggatcagaaaaccctagaacgattgacgaaacccacgaaaaccttccagagccgccgccatcgcgaagccaagatctgggggacaggagtctctgttccggcaccctgccggagcggggaagtgcccccggaaggcttctccatcgaaaccgctgccatctccaccgctgccatctccaccgccatcttcatcaccgctgctgctcccatgaggagggagtagttctccatcgaggctcggggctgtaccggtagctatgtggttcatctctctcctatgtgtttcaatacaataatctcatgagctgccttacatgattgagattcatatgatgatgcttgtaatctagatgtcattgtgctagtcaagtgagttttacctatgtgatctccggagactcctagtcccacgtgtgtaaaggtgacgagtgtgtgcaccgtgtgggtctcttaggctagatttcacgaatacttattcactgttgaatggcatagtgaggtgcttatttatatctctttatgattgcagcatgttgtatcacaatttatctatgtgctactctagtgatgtgttattaaagtagtttattcctcctgcatgtgtgcaaaggtgacgagtgcgtgcaccgtgttagtacttggtttatgctatgattatgatctcttgtagattatgaagttaactattgctatgataatattgatgtgatctattcctcctacatatgcatgaaggtgacgagtgtgcatgctatgctagtacttggtttagtcacgttgatctatcttacactaaaggttactaaaacatgagcattattgtggagcttgttaactccggcattgagggttcgtgtaatcctacgcaatgtgttcatcatccaacaaaagtgtagagtatgcatttatccgttccgttatgtgatcaatgttgagagtgtccactagtgaaagtgtaatccctaggccttgttcctaaatactgcgttactactgctgcgttactactgctcgtgttactactgctacattactatcgcttgtttcttgttttactcgcgttactactgctgcaataccaccaccatcaactacacgccaagcacttttctcggcaccgttgctactgctcatacttattcataccacctgtatttcactatctcttcgccgaactagtgcacctattaggtgtgttggggacacaagagacttcttgctttgtggttgcagggttgcataagagggatatctttgacctcttcctccctgagttcgataaaccttgggtatccacttaagggaaacttgctgctgttctacaaacctctgctcttggaagcccaacactgtctacaggaaaggagggggaacgtagacatcacccacaCACTTGATTGGTGCGGCGTCGAGGAAATCCCTCTTGATGACGCGGATCCACCTCTCCACCCTTGATGCACGGAGAGTGAGCGTGATCTGGAAGTGCATCTCCTCGGCGGTGAGGTAGTACACCTGAGATCGAGGTAGAGAGAGGGTGCGCGCGAGTTGCTCCCTTGGGGCTGGGCGGGAGAGAGCTCTTTGGGAGAGATGGCTAATGGAGGATGTGAAGATGTGGCTAATGGAGGAGATGTGAAGATGCATATATAGGTGAGGGAGGTGAACAGGCCAGCCACCGGGTGATCAATTCCCGTGGCTGGCCGCCGGCGGCCATGAAACTTCCGATCGATCGACGATCGATTTCCATGTGCCAATGCAACTTCCGACGATGATCAGCAATGGCGACGACGATTGATTTCCACGCGGAAACCGAACGTTTTGACTTTAGTCTCGGCTCGtgtcaccagccgggactaaagggggtgccAGCAGGCGTAGGGGCTTTTAGTCCCGGCTTGTATCCAAATCCGGGACTAGAGGCCCTTAAAAACTGGGACTAATGGTTACCGCACTATGGGGCGGTTTCGAGGCGACATGTCTGGACCATTAGTCCGGCCCAAGATATGGCCGGGACTAAAGGACCGGACGAAAGGCATGTTTTCTACTATTTCCTCATCTCAAACCTCCGTTGAAGATTGTATTGTTGGACTTATTGGTACTGGAATATAATTCAAAATAACAGCTATAAATAGTACCTAGCCCCCCAGTGTGTAAGGTTAGCGCCTTGGACTAAATTCCTAGATCTACAAGATCTGTTATTATAAACTCCCCTCGTTCTCTCACACTTTCCTTGCGAGCAATTCTTAAGACTTTGAGTTGGAGTTTGATTTTGATTGAGCATCGAACAAGAGTGCGTTGTGCTGACAACAAGATCCCGCTTATTACTCATGGAGATTTGGAATCTCTTAAATGGCTAGGTGTCACCGTCGAGCATCTAGCGTGTGTACTTGCAGCGCggcatgcttgtgatatttttgaGATCACCTCGAAGATATGCTATTAGCGGAGAATAAGGTTAATTTAGTCGACAAGCGTGTGATGCTTGAGGGTCAGCAGGTGATGCTGGTTTACTAGGGTACATGCGTGCATAGCCTCTGTAAATGAAGACATTGAGCTGATGGCAACGACTTGAAATCCAAGAAACATATGGATGTGTTCGCTCCTCTCTCTGTTTCCTCGATCACGTGAAGCTATGGATCTGCTCTGTTTGTTCTTCCACGTCCATATTTGTTGTTGCTATATTTATTTTTGCTCGTTTATCTGCTTAAATTCCTAATCAGTCGTCTCTTTAAGAAGTACTTTTAGAAAGCTTATAAAAAATtaagtaatattttttctttaatTTAGAAAATAATATGTCTTTGACAAATTTCAGAAATATTAAGGCCTCGTCCTGGCCCAATCCTACTGGGCTTGGTCGGCCTGGCCCAAGCCGACCGACACTTGTCAGCCTTGCCAGGACGATAAGCTTGTGGAAGAGAGCATGACAAGGCTCTAAGTGTGAGGTGGGCTCTTCCCACGATGAAAAGACCACCTCTTTGAAGCCCAGGAGCTTGGCCCCACTAATTCTCGAACTTGAAGGAGTGAGGCTTCTTTGAACCTCGAGCTCTTGCAAAAAGAAGTGGTCAATAATCCGAGATGGACGAGGGGGAAAGAAGCCAAATGtaaatactccctctgattcatattacttgactctgattcatattacttgacactagtatggatatatctagagctaaaaaatatctagatacatctatataaaATGCAActgatatgaatcggagggagtaagtaACTTTGAAAATCGTCCACAATTTCAAAGGGAggttgcaatctacactaggttgGCACAAACATGCACGTGCCTCCATGCGAAGCTTTGGGCCTGAGGCCGTACACCTGCATGCCTATACCTGCATGCATGGCGACAGAATTTGTTGCCCACGGAACGACAAAGAAATAGGCGCTCCAAAGTCTTCCTCTTGGCGCCGCATGGGACCCCGGAAATGACCCTAAAGTTGGATCACATATATCGAAGTAGAGGTCGTGGTAAGTGGCCAGCCATATGGGAAGTAGGTAGCGTAGCGAGCATGTGATGCCCCGGTGGGAAACCAGTCCCCCACAGCTCCGACGACCTTTCGCAGGATCGACGGTAGGTGTCCAACATTTGATCCGGCGAGCCCCTTCATCAATCCCCGGGGCCGGCAGCCATTACTTGTCGTAAACTAGCTATAGCCCGAGTACCTCTGGTACTTGAAAGCCAAAACATCGAGCGAGTGAATGATGAGGCCTTTGGGTAACAGTTCTGCCGTTCGCCCGATCGATGGTTTCCAATTTGGACGTCAGTATCAGATATCATTTCTCCTCGCTCTTTCAAGGGTCATGTCACCAATACTAAACTGATTGTGCTTCACTCTCAACTGATGCAGCGCGAGAAAGAATATGTATATAATATGTACAGGAGGCAGCTACCAGACaatctagctagctagcttgatAATGCACATATATCGATCAAAAGAAGAGATTGATCATCTCTACACAACAAGCAGGGCTATGTCATGatgcatataaatgatacatGCATGCCTTGCTAGCCATATGCTCTAGTGCTAAGGAAGATGTGGTTGCTCacatgttctgggaggagattgcGCAGCGAGCTTATGCCCACACGCAGGATCCAGGAATCACAGCGGCGGTAACTACCTAGGTTTTCTCCCTTTGTATCCgactccggccggccggccacttTCTGCTATGCATAAAACTCCATAAGTAACATTCTATTCCATCTAATCAGACGGCGGGATTGACTGCCCTAAACTAAAAATATGTTCTAGTGCATGAAAACAACAAGTGATTTTTCTAGCTAGGGTGCATGTTTCCGCCGTTGATTTATTACTCCAAGATTCGTACCGTGATGATTCTGTATAGACGGCTGGAAAACTAGACAAATTAAAACGCAATGAAACTGACAGAAACAGTGCACACCTGTAGATAGCATGCATGGTAGAAATACATTTCTCTGACAACAACCCAATGACAACAAGGGCATGCACATGTAGGTAAGAAGATCCTCACTAGAGATGAAACATCTATGATCTATGCATGCGACGAGGCGAGGTAGAAGAAGTACAAGGTACATACCAAAAATGTGCATAAATGGCATGGCATGCTAGCAGCCAGCTAGCTGCCGAGATCCTCGCCGGCCAGTGCCGTCCTTGCGCCGGATCCGATCCGTCCGGGGCCTCTCGTTCTGGCCATGCATTCAGGTGCAGCGGCCAGTAGCGAGCTCTGCATCACTGCATGCATATGCGACCGTGCGTACTGCGAGTCTGCAAACTGCTCACATCCCATCTGAATCTGGTTCTGAATTTCTGGCCAGCACCAACATGCATGCGTACAATCTGGCCAGTCCCCAGCCAACAGCGCCATCTCTGAGTCCGAGCCTCAGGGTTCAGGTGCAGTGCAGCGATCTCGAGTCCTTGACCTCTACCAGCCCTGTGCAAGATTCCATACGCACATATCCACTGCATCTGCACGCATGTCTGCATATCCAGGCCGTGCCCCCTCCGGCCGAACCATCAAAAACATTCTATTGGATATTGCGCTCATGAGCCATGCATAGATATACATATATCTTCTGCAGCAACTGCAAACCCACATGCTTCTGTGAAAATGGACCAATTTGACCATTTTCTAAAACTTCAACGCAAAATAATGAACACCAACTAACCCCTTTAGCATGACGCCCTACCCATCGCTACATTGCATGATGCCGTGGTTTTGCATGATGCCGTAGGTACACCATAGCGCCCTACTTTATGACGTTGTGCAATGTAATCACGGTGCCATGGGAACTGACGTCATGAAAAAGGTCAGattgtgaaaaaaaaaacatattcatTTGTGTTAAGTTAAGAAAAGAGTCAATTGATCATTTTTCGCTTGTTTTAACTAGCTCCATATATATGGCGTACCATACATAGTACTACCAGCAAGCTAGCTACACGGACAAGCAAGAGTTGAATAATGAACCATGCATAGATGTACATATGTCTTCTGCAGCAACTGCAAACCACATGCTTTTGTGAAAATGGACCAATTTGACCATTTTCTAAAACTTCAATGCAAAATAATGAACCGGTTTTTTTAGCATGCAAAAGGTCAGATTGTGATATTTTTTCAAAACAGATTCATTTCTGTTAAGAGGTCAAATTCATCATTTTTCACCATGTTTTTGCATGCTCCATATATGGCGTACCATACAGTACCAGTAGGCTAGCTAGCTACATGGTCACATGGACAAGTAATAAGAGTTGAATAATTAGTGGTCTGACTCTGACGTACGCAGGCATGTGACTGTGCATATTATAGGTGTGAGATTCCCTTGACCAAGTTCAAGCCTATACATAGTTGGCTGCATGTTTGTTAGTTGCGTCGCGCTTTCGCTAATTTGACTAATCACTCTAGATCTAGGCTAATCTGGGTACAGTAGGAAAGCTTGCAGGTGCACGCTAGCTCCGAGCCATCTCTCTTCTCGCCCCGGCTATAAATAGCGGCCAATCGCAATGATATGGAACCAACCAAgcacttgctcacttcctctCACTAGTCGCACACTGACAACCTTAGTACTAGTACTAGGAAGCTTTCCTGTGCAAGAGCAATGGCGAAGCCGCAGCAGGAGGTGTACTTCGTGTTCATGAACTTGGACCCCGTCTACGAgcgcctaagagccgatcggtctGTATATGTACAAGACATTGATATCACTGATCATCGATCTGTGTAGGCAGTAGCTAGCACTTTTATAATCAATAATAATGTGGTTTTGATTGATGGTTTGTTCTTTGTTGGGTGCAGGTCGAAGCAGGGATCGGCAACGCTGGACGCGTACCTGAGCCAGAAGCACGATAAGCTGCTCGCCAAGCTCCTCCCGCCGGACACCTACTGCAAGAAGTCCTCGCTCGCCATCGTCGATGGGTTCGCCGTCGAGATCACCGACGCTCAGGTAGGTCACCGCCGGGCCTCGCCTCACGTATGGATGTGTAGCCATTCTAAATGGTCACCACTGAccgatgcatatatatgtgtgtgaatCTTCTCCTACACCCTGATAGATGACATGCTCGATCGATATTAATTGTTGATGCAGGCGACCGTGCTGAGGTCCGCAAAGGAGGTGAGGGTGGTGGAGAAGAACCAGGAGCTTGCCTGATCAACCAGATGATAGAGAGAGGGAGATGCTTGTACCGATGCTTTGGCATCACCTATAgctatgtagctagagaagcttagTTTACTAAGCCAAAGGAGTTGATCAGTTGCTACTATAGTCAACTACTTTTGCGGCGTAAGTGTATCGGTCCGTGTGTGTCTGTATGTGTGATCTCTCATGGCTTTTGCGGACTCTAATGTCAAGCTCAAGCTTAATTAGCTGCTATAAACTACGTACGTGCTAGTACCTATCATTGGCCGGATATTATATGAAGTTCTTCATCTTACTAGCTAGGGTCTGCCGATATTCAGAGGATGACTTTGAAGATTGAAACTGCAATGTAATGGTGGTTATGATGGAATTAAAGGATTAGTCCAAAAGCTAGCTGTGCGTATATATTTTTATAACTATGTGTACTTGTCTTTCTGTGTCAAACAGCATAGCAGTGTGTGTATGACTTTTGGGTGTCGTTTCTATATGCATTATGTATGCATgggtagatgcatgctttggatgccTAACGCGAGTGGTTTAATGTCTTGGATTGACTTGTTAAAACTACAAGACAAGTCTTCGAGAGAGGAGGACGAGAAGGCTTTGATGAGTGAACTCGGCCTCTCGAACTGCTAATCATGATATGATTCCTAATTAGCACTCGTGAGTCTCCAAGATGAATAAACATGTCCTTCAAATCGGAAATGATAGCACAAATAAATGTACTAAtttttgtgtgcgtgtgtgagtGTGCTTTTTGATGTAAGTTTTCATGTCTAGAGAAGTGTAGGTACGCGTTGGTGCATGCACACTCAATAAAATCTCTTATTATGTGTCACTCCTTGACAAGTGTCGCAGACGGTGCACATGTAGAACCGCCTTGGAATGCAGCAATGGGGATAACAAAAACATAGAAATGGGAAAAATGATAGGGGTAGGGGATTTTGCTACAATGGAGTTTTGGGCAACAGGCACAAGTGTTACAACAACACCACTATCGTTGCAATAGGTAGCTGCTGCTACGAATTAGATCATGGCTAAATGTGAGTGAAATTGTAATGATTGATTGCATGCTCACAAGTTATTGAAATGTCTACAAATTTTTGGGAATTAATATAATGCACTAGTCCAACTATTTATCTACATTATGTAACGAGAAACAAGGATGCTACAAATACACCACCACGAAATTTTCGTTCTCCATTGAAATGATTAAATCGCCATTTCTTCATCCATTGTAATAAAAAACTTTCTCTTGATGGAACATTAACTATGCTTAATAAGAAAGAAGAGAGTACTAGTAAACAAGTTGATGAAGAAATTAGTTTAGTTCTAACCCAGGTTACGGCTTTAAGCCAGGTTCCAAGAGTCATAAGACGTAACTATCTCTAAGATATAGATTCCTCGCGCAATCAAGAAAAAACCGAAGGAACAATTTGTTGTTCATAAAAGTGGtaggaaaaataagaaaaataaattaCAAAATGAAAGGAAGTTTCTCGAATAGTAAGGGTTTTAAGGAAACAGCGAAACATTCTTTTGTACATGAGAAGATAAGAGAATATAAGAGAGTCGATTGTGTACTCACGAAACTCGATAAATaaatggacggtgacggaaacacccacattcatgcgtgtaagtacaaaattATTTCCCGAGAATATAAACTTGATTTATTTTCTATCATAGAGACAGGAAGAAAAAGTTTCTCCACACGATTTTTAAATAATTTGTCAGGTGGGCAGAATTATGTTTGCCATTGTTTCCCTCCTATTGGTAGATTGGGGGTATGTTCGTAAGGTTTAACTGCTCAACAATTATGTTACTATTAGGGATAGATGAGTTAGATTTCATCTTCAAAACAAGTCAGACGGCTTTGAGTGGAATATGGTAGTTGTTCATGGTGCGTCTCAGGAAGCACAAAAGGTTCAGCTTCTTTCTAAGCTTGTTCACATATGTGAAGATAATTGTTTACAAATGCTAGTTGGGAGCGACTTCAATATCAATAGGAGGCAGGAAGGAAAAAAtaacaacaattttaatgatcgatgacctttttattttcatgctAATATTGAGAGTCTTGAACCGAGAGAAATAGCTCTTTCAGGAAGACAGTTTACATGGACTAATCGCAGAGATACCCTAGCGCATGAAAAGTTAGACTGAATACTCGCGAGTGTTCAGTGGGAACAAAAGTTCCCATTAGTTAGTATGAGGGTTTTGTCCCGTTTAGGATTGGATCATACACCTCTATTGCTTGATCCGGGGGCAAGCGCATCTTGAAAATAAATCATATATTTATTCGAATTGTCATGGTTGAGGCAAGAGGGCTTCGTGGCAATGATAAAAGACGtatgaaataaaataaattatGGAAACTCACCACTAGATATTTGGAAGAATAATACTCGCCATGTCCGTAAGGGTGGGCTCACAACAAGAGTGTCATTTATATAAAAAAGAACGATTTCTGGAACTTCATAAGCCTGATAGAAAAGCGGAAATATTGCATTTTAATGCTTCAGAGAAGGAAGCTATGCGACAGGTCAATGAAAAGGTGCTTCAGCTTCGCAAAGACTAAGCGTTGAAAATAGGCACAGCGAGCAAAAATGAAGCACGTTCCAGGGGGCAAATAATAAAAAATACTTTCATCTTGTTGCCAGAAGCACAGGCGGAAAAATATTTTCCAAACAGAGTAGGATGAAGGGATAATAGTAGGGGAGGAAAAATTCTGAGTCTACAGAGTCTTTTAAGAATTTATTTGACGTATCAACAAGAAATAATTGTCCTCTTATAGAATCGCATAGTCATGACATAACCCAAATTCACCTGAAGAAAATTCTAGCCTTATGGTTGAGTTTACTAAGAAAGAAGTTTATGAGGCCATTATGCAAATGGAGAAGGATAGGGCACCGGGACCATATGGGTTCCCAGCTGAGTTCTATCAATCTTGATGGACAATTATTAAAGAGGACCTCATGGATATGTTTGTCGTGTTTCATCAAGGTGAATTACCTCTTTTTCAGCTCAACTATGGCACTATAACTCTTCTTTCGAAagatgaaaatcgttcaaattcagCAATATAGGCCTATATGTCTACTTAATGTGAATTTCAACACATTCACAAAGGTAGGAAGAATCTTGcaacaagcaaagcacataaagtAATTTGACATTTATGCCCGGTCGGCACATTTTGGTAGGGGTAGTTATTCTTCTTTAAAAGACATACGATAAGTTCAATTGGTCTTTCCTACAACAAGCACTTCATATGAAAGGATTTGATCCATACGTGGATTAATGATTTTGTTACAAATGGCAGATTTGGAATTATAGTTAATGATGCCATAGGAAATTAATTTCAAACTCAAAAGGGTCTTCAGTAAGGAGATCCGTTTTGCCAAGGAGGATGGACAAATTGATGGGTTAATACCTCAGCAAGtggatggaggagtgtctattttataATAAGTGCTGATACCATCATTTTTATGGAGAAAATTTAGAAAAGGCCTTAAATATGAAGTTAATTCTTTGTATCTTTGAACAACTGGATACAGATTAATTTTCACAATAGTGAGCTCTTCTGTTTTGGCCAGGCTAAAGAAATAGAAGATCAATATAGAGACTTTTTGGGTGCGAGATTGTATCTCTACCTTTCAGGCATTGAGTGATTTCTATTCATTTTAGAAAGCTAAATAATGGCGAATGGACACCGGTAGAAGACCGCTTTGAGAAAAAGTTGAATAATTGAATTGGTAAGCTACTATCGTATGGAGATTGGTTAGTACTTATTAATTCAGTTCTTACTAGTTTGTCCATTTTTATTCTATCCATTCTTGAGATACTCTAAGTGGTGTGCAAGAGATAGGACTTTTCTTTAGATCGAGATTTGTTGCGGCAAAGTGATGGACACAAAAGAAAGTATAGACTAACTAAGTGAAAAATCATATGCTGACCTAAGGATCACTCTGGACTTGTTGTGGAGGTCTTCGATATCAAAAACAAGTGTTTAATTAGCAAGTGATTATTTAAATTTTTAAACGAAAAAGGAGTGTGGCAAGAGCTTCTGTACAATAAATACTTACATTCTAGTACCCTATCTCAAGTCCAATCTAATCCTTTTGACTCGCCTTTCTAGAAAGGTTTGATGAAAGTAAATTAGTTTTTTTCTAGGGGTTCCTTTAAGGTAGAGGATGACTTAGATACTCAGTTTTGAGAGGATGTTTAGCTATGAGATAAGCCTCTAGCACAGTAGTATCCATCTCTATATGATATTGTACAACATAAAAAATGTCCTAATTGCAAATGTTTAAGTAGAGTGTCCTCTAACTATAGCCTTTAGAAGAAATCATACTGAATCTAAGTGGACAAGATGGTTGCATTTGCTGGCACGACTAGTACATGTAAACCTATCCAATGAATATGGTGCTTTTGTTTGGAGCTTGACTGTATGAGGAGGTATAGAGTTAAGTCTATGTATCTCGATCTGCTGAATGGACATACTATTTATCTATAAAAATTGAAAACTTAAAGTACCACTAAAAATaaggatttttatgtggttcttgcaCTGTAGAGTTATTCTTACAAAAGATAACCTCATTAAATTGAAATCAGTCATGTTGTTTCCGTGACAAAGATGAAACAGTACACTTTTCGGAAAATTGCTTCATGCTATACAAAAGAGAATCAAGATTTGGTATATGTGCTCTCTTGTGGTCAATATGGCATGCATGTACGCAATAACTATATCTTTAATAAGAAAAATATGTTTCCCTTTTAAGGGTTATCCCTCTTGATATCCATTGGACGTGTACGCGGTTATGTCTTCAGAGGACCACCACCATGACATGGATTTTGGAGCACCACCATGACATGGATTTTGGGTGCAACTGTTTAGCCGGTGTGTGCCGGGACTTATTTAGCCGGTGCGGCTGGCAGGTTGATCACATGCTCACATCATGTTGATCCTTAGGTGGATATTTTGTCTGTCACTTTATAGATGGTTGATATATAAATGTATTG contains:
- the LOC124661559 gene encoding uncharacterized protein LOC124661559, translated to MAKPQQEVYFVFMNLDPVYERLRADRSVYQGSATLDAYLSQKHDKLLAKLLPPDTYCKKSSLAIVDGFAVEITDAQATVLRSAKEVRVVEKNQELA